In Flavobacterium praedii, the DNA window TCTGGATACTAAAGGAATTCAATCCTTTATACAAACTGACGCTGCCGTAAACCCTGGAAACAGTGGAGGAGCTCTTGTAAATATTCGAGGCGAATTAATTGGAATCAATACGATGATTTCGTCAATGACAGGTTCTTATGTTGGATATTCTTTTGCTGTTCCTTCTAATAATGCCCGCAAAATAATTGAAGACATTATGGAGTTTGGAAATGTACAAAGGGGTATTCTAGGTGTTGAAGGAGGTGAATTAAATGGTACTGCATCCAAAGAATTGGGTGTTTCTCAAACACAAGGCTTTTACATTAATAAAGTAAGTAAAAACTCTGGAGCTGAGAAGGCTAAATTGCAAAAAGGAGATATTATCATCAAATTAGACAATCAAGATATTGCCACATTTGCGGACCTTTCGGGTTATGTAAATACCAAAAGACCAAACGATAAAGTTCAAGTAACTATTATTCGAGACGGAAAAAATTTAGTTGTTCCAGTCGTTTTAAGCAAAACTGAAAATTTCAATAGTGAATTCAAAGGAATCGAAATAGAAAACATTGATGTTGCGGACAAAAAGAAATTCAAAATAGATTATGGTGTAAAAATCAAATCAATAAACAATGAAAATTTGGCAAAATACAGCGATGAATTAACTGGAAATATCATCTTAAGCATTGATAACGTCAAAGCAACAAACGTGGAAGCAGTTTCTAAACTTTTGAATAA includes these proteins:
- a CDS encoding trypsin-like peptidase domain-containing protein; translated protein: MKQISKLFLVSLLSGATTLGAYKLLFDNNGYFSSNKNGITTLAPESYARQTSLGAENIDFTVAADKTIHTVVHVKNVSVRTISNPIMEYFYGYGGQQQQEQVGTGSGVIISEDGYIVTNNHVVKEAKDIEITLNNKKSYKAKLIGTDSKMDIALLKIDADEKLPYSTFANSDSVKVGEWVLAVGNPYNLTSTVTAGIVSAKARNLDTKGIQSFIQTDAAVNPGNSGGALVNIRGELIGINTMISSMTGSYVGYSFAVPSNNARKIIEDIMEFGNVQRGILGVEGGELNGTASKELGVSQTQGFYINKVSKNSGAEKAKLQKGDIIIKLDNQDIATFADLSGYVNTKRPNDKVQVTIIRDGKNLVVPVVLSKTENFNSEFKGIEIENIDVADKKKFKIDYGVKIKSINNENLAKYSDELTGNIILSIDNVKATNVEAVSKLLNNKDEKQSTRIEMINKNGEVIRIII